In Anaerobiospirillum thomasii, the DNA window GTTTTGAGTACTCTCTCGCTGATGACGAATTTCAAAATGAAGAAGAAATTTGTATACATATACTGGATATTTTGATGATTTAGATCTTGCTTTTGAGGCTCTTACATTTGAAGAGTTGATTAAAGAAGCTCAATCAATTGCAAATGAGTATGTTGAAATGCAATGTAAACAGATAAGCTTTCTTCAAAAATTCAACCTATTCTGCCTCAGCATATAAAAGGTCTTGTTTAAATGGGCCACAATGGGTATGTAAAGCTAAGCAAAATTTTAAAAAAATATGGCTGTACAGTTATAAGGCAGGGGAAAGGCTCTCATGAATGGTGGTACAGTCCAATTTCAGAGAACACTTTTACAGTGTCCAAAATATTTATAAAAGAGACATGATGAATGTAATTTTAAAACAGGCGGGACTTAAAAAGGAGTTTTAAGTTGAAGTATAGAATTGGTTGGCCGGGGTGGAAGATAGCCTATAAGCTTGGCTTTTCACTATACTATCGGTATGTTGTCTACTTTAATAAAGATCTTAAACATTTTTGTGGATATAGTCCTGATGTTAAAGGAGTCATAGCCGAGTCAGAAGAACTACGTGAAGTTATTGAGGCAATACAGGACAGTGTTAATGAGTTTATTGCAATAGATTTAAACACCACTAAAAATTTAAATATTAAGCCATTAGGTGCATTAAAAGGGAGGGAACGGAGATCTGTGTAAACTAAGATCTCTTATTCTTTAATTGCGCAATTTTAGAATCTAAATTTATGCTATCTTGTTTTTTTCAACAATTCAATACCTCATTTCATGATTTTGCCTCTTCCTGCCCCTGAAAGCCTTTTATGGATTGGCGTAGCCAACCCCGTAGGGGCTTGTCCATAAATGGCTGAGGGGGCAGGAATCCCATGTTTATCACGTTTTGTCTCCCTTGGCTCTATGTTTTACAGGATGCGACAACCCATAGGTAATACGTAGTATTACCTATCCGCGCGGCGGGCTTGCTCCTATACGCTTAAAAACTAGTTTATATATGGCCTTATACGTTCAGCCAGACTATCAATGCATGTCATCTGGTTTAAGACAGATGTCCAGTTCCTGACTCTGCTCACACCCCATTTCTTGGCCAGGTCGCCTGTAATTCTTAAATAAAAGACTTTAAACACGGCATTCTTGTTCTCAAACATACCTATTTTAGTGACCTTACGTAAGCTGGAGTTTACGGCCTCTATAGCATTAGTGGTGTACATGATTTTGCGTATTGCCGATGGATAGTTAAACAGCTGTGTTACATGGTTGAAATTGTTCTCCCACACCCTTATAGCTCCAGGGTATTTATCACCCCATTTGTCTATAAGGTGCAGCAGAGCTTCCTCAGCTGCCTCTGCATTAATAGCTCCATACATTGCCTTGCAGTCGGCACAGAAAGCCTTTAAATCCTTGTAAGGGACATATTTACAGGCATTGCGTATAAGGTGCACAATGCATCTTTGTACAACTGTCTGCGGGAATATAGACTTTACTCCGTCTTCAAGACCAGAGACACCGTCCATAGACAGGAAAAGTATGTCCTTAACGCCTCTGCTCTTGATATTGTCAAATATATTCATCCAACATGACTTTGACTCTGTTGGGGATATATAAAGCCCCAAAACCTCTTTATACCCCTCAGCATCTAAGCCTAATATTACATATACGGCATGATTCTCTGTAGAGCCCTTGTCATTCTTCATCTTGACATAGATGCAGTCTACAAAGACAAAGGTATACAGAGGCTTTAACGGCCTGTTAAGCCACTCATTAACATCCGACAGGATAAGGTCCGTTATAGTGGAGATCTTGTCTTGAGAGAGCTTAAAACCATAGATTTCCTCAATGGTTGAGCTTATATCCCTCTGACTCATGCCTCTTGCATACATGGCCAGGACCTTTTGCTCTATCTGAGATACGTCTTTTTCC includes these proteins:
- a CDS encoding type II toxin-antitoxin system HicA family toxin; the protein is MGHNGYVKLSKILKKYGCTVIRQGKGSHEWWYSPISENTFTVSKIFIKET
- a CDS encoding IS256 family transposase; translated protein: MARIKHSPMAEKIADLIMEHYNPKDAQSAQDAIKEAFAPVFERILNTELDAHLGYSKSSTDEKETTNRRNGYSKKTIQGSFGEAEINTPRDREGTFEPVIIPKREKDVSQIEQKVLAMYARGMSQRDISSTIEEIYGFKLSQDKISTITDLILSDVNEWLNRPLKPLYTFVFVDCIYVKMKNDKGSTENHAVYVILGLDAEGYKEVLGLYISPTESKSCWMNIFDNIKSRGVKDILFLSMDGVSGLEDGVKSIFPQTVVQRCIVHLIRNACKYVPYKDLKAFCADCKAMYGAINAEAAEEALLHLIDKWGDKYPGAIRVWENNFNHVTQLFNYPSAIRKIMYTTNAIEAVNSSLRKVTKIGMFENKNAVFKVFYLRITGDLAKKWGVSRVRNWTSVLNQMTCIDSLAERIRPYIN